Part of the Deltaproteobacteria bacterium genome, TTCGGGACGACGCCGCAACTGTGGATGAACCTGCAAAAGACCTGGGAGCTTCGCCGGGCCGAGATCGAGGCAGGCCGCGAGATCGCCGAACGCGTCACTCCAAGACAGTCGGTAGCGTGACAGGGTTGGGATCGATGCCGATCGCGCTTCGCTTGCGCGTTGTCATGGGCCGGAGCTGCACCACGACGGAGGAGAGATGTCAGACACGACTATCGCCGCCGCCAGAGACGGGACGCCAACTGACGAGTTCGACCCGGTTCGCGATTCGCCACAGGTCGAGACGGGCTTCGGGAAGCTGGCTCCCAAAGCCATTTCCCGGCGCGGGTTCCTGAACGGCAGCGCTGCCTTCGCAGCCTCCGCGTTCGTGATGGGTACCGGGGTGCTGGAGCCCCTCGCCGCTCTGGCCAACCCTAACCGCTTCGGCTTCGAGGCGGTGGCGGCCAACACCCTCGACACCGTCACCGTTCCCAAGAGCTACAGGTGGCACCCGGTAGCCAAGTGGGGCGATCCGATGTGGTCTCGCGGCCCCGCGTTCGATCAACAGACCCGCGGCACCGGCGCCAGCCAGGAGCTGGCCTTCGGCGACAACAACGACGGCATGGCGCTCTTCAACCACCGCGGCCGGAATATCCTCGCGGTCAACAACGAGTACGTGAACCTGGGCATCGTCTTCGCGGGCGGCAGCAAGACGCCCCGCAACGCGGACGATGTGCGAAAGAGCAAGGCCGCGCACGGCGTGTCGGTGGTGGAGATCGCCCGGAAGAACGGCGCGTGGTCCATCGTCAAGGACTCGCCCTACAACCGGAGGGTCACCGCTGACACGCCCATGGAGATCACTGGCCCGGCCCGCGGTTACGAGCTGCTCATGACGGCGGCCGACCCGGCCGGCGCGCTCAGCCTCGGCACCTGGAACAACTGCGGCAACGGCCGCACCCCCTGCGGCACCTACCTGAGCTACGAGGAGAACTTCCACGAGTATTTCTCCAGGAGCGACCCCGGCGTGAAGATCAGCCCCGATTTCAAGCGCTATGGCGTTAACGCCACCGACAAGTACGGATGGGCGATGACGGACGAACGCTTCGACATCGCCAGGCACCCCAACGAGCCGAACCGCGCGGGGTATGTCGTCGAGATCGATCCCCTGGACCCGAAGTCGAACCCGAAGAAGCGCACCGCGCTGGGACGCTTCAAGCACGAGACCGCCGAGGTCGTGCTGGCCGCCAACGGGGAGGTGGTGGTCTACATGGGCGACGACGAGCGCGGCGAGTTTCTCTACAAGTTCGTGAGCGACGGCCGCTACGTGGAGGGCGGCGACAACGCCGATCTGCTGGAGGACGGCAGGCTCTACGTGGCCAGGTTCGCAGACAGCGGCCGGGGCGAGTGGTTGGAGCTGACCCCCGAATCCACCGGAATGGCCTCCATGGCCGAAGTCTGCAGTCATACCCGCATCGCCGCATCCGCGGTGAAGGCCACCACCATGGACCGTCCCGAATGGGTGGCGGCGAATCCGCGAAAGGCGGAGGTCTACTGCGCGCTTACCAACAACAAGAACCGCGGCAAGAAACCCAAC contains:
- a CDS encoding PhoX family phosphatase; the encoded protein is MSDTTIAAARDGTPTDEFDPVRDSPQVETGFGKLAPKAISRRGFLNGSAAFAASAFVMGTGVLEPLAALANPNRFGFEAVAANTLDTVTVPKSYRWHPVAKWGDPMWSRGPAFDQQTRGTGASQELAFGDNNDGMALFNHRGRNILAVNNEYVNLGIVFAGGSKTPRNADDVRKSKAAHGVSVVEIARKNGAWSIVKDSPYNRRVTADTPMEITGPARGYELLMTAADPAGALSLGTWNNCGNGRTPCGTYLSYEENFHEYFSRSDPGVKISPDFKRYGVNATDKYGWAMTDERFDIARHPNEPNRAGYVVEIDPLDPKSNPKKRTALGRFKHETAEVVLAANGEVVVYMGDDERGEFLYKFVSDGRYVEGGDNADLLEDGRLYVARFADSGRGEWLELTPESTGMASMAEVCSHTRIAASAVKATTMDRPEWVAANPRKAEVYCALTNNKNRGKKPN